GAGCAGGGTGCGCCCGCGGACGATGCCGATACCGGTCTCGTCGCAGCTCGTCTCGATGCCGAGCACCAGAGGCTCACTCATGCGTTCGCCTCCTGCGGCTCATCGGCGGACAGCGGATGCCGGCGCAGGTCGCGCCGCATGACGATGGCGTCCACGTCGTCCGGCTGATAGTAACGAGGACGTCTGCCGATCTCCTCGAAGTGCTCCGCGAGATAGAGGCCGGCCGCCGCAGGGTTGTCCGCACGCACGTCGAGGAAGACCTCGCGCGCACCGCGCTCCCGTGCAGCCGCCAGCAGGGCACGCAGCAGAGCGCGTCCCCGTCCCTCGCCGCGATGCTCGGCGAGGAGGGCGATGGTCTGGATGTCGGCATCCGCGCTCCCCTGCAGCGCACGGATGCCGCCGTAGCCGATGACGACGCCGTCGTGCTCGTCGATCAGGTACTGTCCGTGCGGACTGGCGAGCTCGGCGGCCATGGTGTCGGCGCTCCACGCGTCCGTCGGGAACGAGCGGTTCTCGATCAGCATGATGGCGTCCAGGTCGGCAGGGATCGCGGGGCGGAGCGTCATGACCGGACCTTCTTGGGTGCCCCGGGCAGGGTGACGTCGGGATGGCGCATGTAGAGGGGCTCGTCACCCGCGAGCGAGCGCCCGGCGGCGAGCGCGCGGGCACCCACGCGTGCGAGGTCGGCACCGGAGAGCGTCGAGACGTCGACACGGCGGATGCCTACGAGGTGCGCGTCGGCATCGACGGCCTTGACGAGGACGGTCTCGGCGACGACGCGCGGGATGCCGTCGGCATCCGCTCCGTCGAACACCGTGATCGCGACTTCGCGGCGGCGGGCATCGGTGACGATCGCGAAGGGGCCGGACTCGGTCTCGAGAGCGGTCAGCGCGG
This genomic interval from Microbacterium sp. LWH11-1.2 contains the following:
- the rimI gene encoding ribosomal protein S18-alanine N-acetyltransferase, whose product is MTLRPAIPADLDAIMLIENRSFPTDAWSADTMAAELASPHGQYLIDEHDGVVIGYGGIRALQGSADADIQTIALLAEHRGEGRGRALLRALLAAARERGAREVFLDVRADNPAAAGLYLAEHFEEIGRRPRYYQPDDVDAIVMRRDLRRHPLSADEPQEANA
- the tsaB gene encoding tRNA (adenosine(37)-N6)-threonylcarbamoyltransferase complex dimerization subunit type 1 TsaB codes for the protein MILAVDTSLGTAVALIDADGTRRAEAATVDPLGHAEVIGVLLAQVLAEAGPGDITHVVAGMGPGPFTGLRIGIAAARAFALGRRIPVVSVPSHLGAALTALETESGPFAIVTDARRREVAITVFDGADADGIPRVVAETVLVKAVDADAHLVGIRRVDVSTLSGADLARVGARALAAGRSLAGDEPLYMRHPDVTLPGAPKKVRS